A stretch of the Sulfurimonas sp. HSL-1656 genome encodes the following:
- the fusA gene encoding elongation factor G translates to MARSHKLEDVRNIGIAAHIDAGKTTTTERILFYTGVEHKIGEVHDGAATMDWMEQEQERGITITSAATTCEWAGKQINIIDTPGHVDFTIEVERSMRVLDGAVSVFCAVGGVQPQSETVWRQRNRYGVPSIVFVNKMDRIGADFYEVENQIRNRLKGNPVPIQLPIGAEDNFEGVVDLVKMKEIVWDADAAMGSAYHEQDIRDDMMDKAEEYREKMIEEISAVDGNEELMEKFLEGEEISNDEIIAAIKRATIAMHIVPMTAGTAFKNKGVQTLLDAVVAYLPAPTEVAAIRGTMMDDEEKEVIVESTDNGPFAALAFKIMTDPFVGTLTFIRVYRGVLESGSYAINTTKDKKERVGRIMKMHAIKREEVKEIYAGEIGAVVGLKDTTTGDTLASDKDKVVLERMDFPEPVISVAVEPKTKADQEKMGIALGKLAAEDPSFRVHTDEESGQTIISGMGELHLEIIVDRMKREFKVEAEVGAPQVAYRESIKSEVEQEYKYAKQSGGRGQFGHVYLRIKPGEAGSGYIFHNEIKGGVIPKEFIPAVQKGCEEAMQNGILAGYPIEDVEVALYDGSYHDVDSSEMAFKLAASMGFKEGARKANPAILEPLMKVEVEVPEEYMGDVIGDLNRRRGQVNNMGDRGGNKIVDAFVPLSEMFGYSTDLRSSTQGRATYAMEFDHYEEVPRNVAEEIIKKRNG, encoded by the coding sequence ATGGCAAGATCTCATAAACTCGAAGATGTAAGAAATATCGGTATCGCCGCGCACATCGATGCGGGTAAAACGACGACGACCGAACGTATCCTCTTCTATACCGGTGTTGAGCACAAGATCGGTGAGGTACACGACGGTGCGGCCACCATGGACTGGATGGAGCAGGAGCAGGAGCGCGGTATTACGATTACGTCTGCTGCGACTACGTGTGAATGGGCCGGCAAACAGATCAACATCATCGACACCCCGGGCCACGTCGACTTCACGATTGAAGTGGAGCGTTCCATGCGTGTTCTCGACGGTGCGGTTTCCGTATTCTGTGCGGTCGGTGGTGTCCAGCCGCAGTCCGAGACTGTATGGCGTCAGCGTAACCGCTACGGTGTACCATCTATCGTATTCGTTAACAAGATGGACCGTATCGGTGCAGACTTCTACGAAGTCGAAAACCAGATCCGCAACCGCCTCAAGGGTAACCCGGTTCCGATCCAGCTGCCGATCGGTGCGGAAGACAACTTCGAAGGTGTTGTCGACCTCGTCAAGATGAAAGAGATCGTCTGGGACGCTGACGCTGCAATGGGTTCAGCTTACCACGAGCAGGACATCCGTGACGACATGATGGACAAAGCCGAAGAGTACCGCGAAAAGATGATCGAAGAGATCTCTGCCGTTGACGGTAACGAAGAGCTGATGGAGAAATTCCTCGAGGGTGAAGAGATCAGCAACGACGAGATCATCGCGGCGATCAAACGCGCAACGATCGCGATGCACATTGTTCCGATGACTGCCGGTACGGCGTTCAAGAACAAGGGTGTACAGACGCTGCTCGACGCTGTTGTCGCTTACCTGCCGGCCCCGACGGAAGTCGCGGCGATCCGCGGTACGATGATGGACGACGAAGAGAAAGAGGTCATCGTCGAATCTACGGACAACGGACCGTTCGCGGCACTGGCGTTCAAGATTATGACGGACCCTTTTGTCGGTACCCTGACCTTCATCCGTGTCTACCGCGGTGTTCTTGAGAGCGGTTCCTACGCGATCAATACGACCAAGGACAAGAAAGAGCGTGTCGGCCGTATCATGAAGATGCACGCCATCAAGCGCGAAGAGGTCAAAGAGATCTACGCGGGTGAAATCGGCGCGGTTGTCGGTCTGAAAGATACGACGACGGGTGACACTCTGGCGTCTGATAAAGACAAAGTCGTTCTCGAGCGCATGGACTTCCCGGAGCCGGTTATCTCCGTTGCGGTTGAGCCGAAAACGAAAGCTGACCAGGAAAAAATGGGTATCGCGCTGGGTAAACTGGCTGCGGAAGACCCTTCTTTCCGTGTTCACACCGACGAAGAGTCCGGCCAGACGATTATCTCCGGTATGGGTGAGCTTCACCTGGAGATCATTGTCGACCGTATGAAGCGCGAGTTCAAAGTCGAAGCCGAAGTCGGTGCACCGCAGGTCGCCTACCGCGAATCGATCAAGAGTGAAGTCGAGCAGGAATACAAGTACGCCAAGCAGTCAGGCGGTCGCGGTCAGTTCGGCCACGTCTACCTGCGCATCAAGCCGGGCGAAGCGGGTTCAGGTTACATCTTCCACAACGAGATCAAAGGTGGTGTTATTCCGAAAGAATTCATCCCTGCGGTTCAGAAGGGTTGTGAAGAAGCGATGCAGAACGGTATTCTCGCGGGCTACCCGATCGAAGACGTCGAAGTCGCACTCTACGACGGTTCCTACCACGATGTCGACTCCTCGGAGATGGCGTTCAAACTTGCCGCTTCCATGGGCTTCAAAGAGGGTGCTCGCAAGGCAAACCCTGCGATCCTCGAACCGCTGATGAAAGTCGAAGTCGAGGTTCCGGAAGAGTACATGGGTGACGTTATCGGCGACCTTAACCGCCGCCGTGGTCAGGTTAACAACATGGGCGACCGTGGTGGTAACAAGATCGTTGACGCCTTCGTACCGCTCTCCGAGATGTTCGGTTACTCTACGGACCTGCGTTCTTCTACGCAGGGCCGCGCGACTTACGCGATGGAGTTCGACCACTACGAAGAAGTTCCGCGCAACGTCGCAGAAGAGATCATCAAGAAGCGCAACGGCTAA
- a CDS encoding DUF3108 domain-containing protein gives MDRPPLLGNIIRPLLPLLITGALGLQAATIEARYSIAFWVIGHVGTTTLKLTTGQQRYRIEANATLEGIAALLAHHHSEHFLSEGHIDAQGRLIPERYRVLRTMDDYRREQLYRFGRNGITLYQHEKMLVTLRRFDPDTMRYVAKSRPAERRAFLRLPYPAEDDLLTLYFNARPQLESLASGDSLTQHAAGTDGGEVHVTRRPAPYRYSVQLDQDIFRSARGEMEIETDEAYYVKNAVLKDVLLFGDLEVEREWLRQSP, from the coding sequence GTGGACCGACCTCCCCTCCTAGGCAACATCATCCGTCCCCTGCTCCCGCTGCTTATCACCGGCGCACTCGGCCTCCAGGCCGCGACGATCGAAGCACGCTACAGTATCGCTTTCTGGGTCATCGGCCATGTAGGCACTACCACCTTGAAGCTGACGACGGGACAGCAGCGTTACCGCATCGAAGCAAACGCGACGCTCGAAGGGATTGCCGCGCTGCTGGCGCATCATCACAGCGAACACTTTCTGAGCGAGGGGCATATCGACGCCCAGGGGCGTCTTATCCCCGAACGCTACCGTGTCCTGCGTACAATGGACGATTACCGCCGCGAGCAGCTCTACCGTTTCGGCCGTAACGGTATCACCCTTTACCAGCATGAAAAGATGCTCGTGACGCTGCGCCGTTTCGACCCGGATACCATGCGCTACGTTGCAAAGAGCCGGCCTGCAGAACGCCGTGCGTTCCTCCGTCTCCCCTACCCCGCAGAGGATGACCTTCTGACGCTGTACTTCAATGCACGACCTCAACTTGAATCCCTTGCATCGGGGGACTCCCTCACACAGCATGCAGCAGGGACAGACGGCGGCGAAGTCCACGTCACGCGTAGGCCTGCACCGTACCGTTACAGTGTTCAGCTCGACCAGGATATTTTCCGGAGTGCGCGCGGCGAAATGGAAATTGAGACGGACGAAGCCTATTATGTCAAAAATGCCGTCTTGAAAGATGTATTGCTGTTCGGGGATCTGGAGGTAGAGCGGGAGTGGTTGAGACAGAGCCCGTAG
- a CDS encoding arginyltransferase: MKTQGANRLLKECALEEKCAYLPGQEQTTHYKIISHCSPAYCDHLIRRGWRRFGEMFFRPICSNCSACESIKIDVNAYRFSRSEKRVLRKNEDLTVMIRRPGMSRRHLELFSAYHRYMHHRRGWDEQPVTPRNYYSSFVHGYNDFGYEVLYFDRERLIGVDLIDILPSGISSIYFYYDPEYADRSLGKYSLLQQISLAKERGLPWIYLGYYVEGCQSLMYKRDYTPLLQLQGRPAEEESDTWTDLPS, translated from the coding sequence AACCCAGGGCGCGAACCGGCTGCTCAAAGAGTGTGCCCTCGAAGAGAAATGCGCCTACCTCCCCGGCCAGGAGCAGACCACCCACTACAAGATCATCTCCCACTGCTCCCCCGCCTACTGCGACCACCTCATTCGCCGGGGATGGCGCCGTTTCGGCGAAATGTTCTTCCGCCCCATCTGCAGCAACTGCAGCGCCTGCGAAAGCATCAAAATCGACGTGAATGCCTACCGTTTCAGCCGCTCCGAAAAACGGGTCCTGCGCAAGAACGAGGATCTCACCGTCATGATCCGGCGTCCCGGAATGAGCCGAAGACACCTGGAGCTCTTCAGCGCCTACCACCGTTACATGCACCACCGACGCGGCTGGGACGAGCAGCCCGTGACGCCGCGCAACTACTACAGCTCCTTCGTTCACGGTTACAACGATTTCGGCTACGAAGTGCTCTACTTCGACCGTGAACGCCTGATCGGCGTCGATCTCATCGACATCCTACCCAGCGGCATCTCCTCGATCTATTTCTACTACGATCCCGAATATGCCGACCGTTCCCTGGGGAAATACTCCCTTCTGCAGCAGATCAGCCTGGCCAAAGAGCGCGGGCTGCCGTGGATCTACCTGGGCTACTACGTCGAAGGGTGCCAGAGCCTGATGTACAAGCGTGACTACACTCCGCTGCTGCAACTGCAGGGCCGCCCCGCCGAAGAGGAGAGCGACACGTGGACCGACCTCCCCTCCTAG